The following DNA comes from Chitinophagales bacterium.
AACACTCCTTTTTCTACTTTAGTTTCCTCACTTAGTTTTTTGGGGTCGTAATACCGTGTATGAAAAGAAAATCTTTTAGGCTTTGGGGTATGAAAAATTTTTAAACGCATGGTGTCCTCCTCTTTTATTTATTCTACTTCTTTTAATAACGTTCTAAACGCCACAAACTTGTCTTTATATCGTTTTGTATGTTTTTCTTGCAATTCTGTGGCAAAATTATGTTGATAATCAAAATAATCACTCATACTTTCGGCACTATATTGAATATTATAATTAATGCCGTCTTGCTCGTCATCGGCAAGCAAACGCAATATTCGGTGGTTTTTAAATTTTCCTGTGGCTAATACTTCCGGTATATGTTCGTTTTTCATCCATTGCAACCAATCGTCATGCACATCTAAATCTATTTTTACCGTAACGCTGTAAATTATCATACTACAAATATAAGGAATTAGCGAATTAGTCTATTATTTTAAAAAACCAATTAGATGAAAAAGTTTGCGAATGTGGCATTAATCAACTTATACCAATTATTCTTACAATAAAGTTGTATTTTTGCGGTCAACAAAAATAAATCCTCTTTAAATGAATTTTCAACTTACAGAAGAACAATTAGCCGTACAACAAGCCGCTAGAGAATTTGCTCAAAAACAATGCTTACCGGGTGTAATAGAACGCGATACCAATATGACACACCCAACAGAACTATTAAAACAAATGGGCGAACTGGGTTTTATGGGTATGATGGTTGACCCAAAATATGGCGGTGGAGGAATGGATACCATAAGCTACGTAATAGCTATGGAAGAAATTTCTAAAGTTGATAATTCTTGCTCTGTAGCTATGAGTGTAAACAATAGCTTAGTTTGCTGGGGATTAGAAAAATACGGCTCTGAAGAGCAAAAACAAAAATATTTAGTGCCGTTAGCTAGTGGAAAAAAATTGGGAGCTTTTGCTTTAAGTGAACCGGAAGCCGGGAGTGATGCTACCAGCCAAAGAACGGTGGCTGTAGATAAAGGCGACCACTATTTATTAAGCGGTACTAAAAACTGGATAACAAATGGTGGCAAAGCCGATACTTACT
Coding sequences within:
- a CDS encoding DUF4286 family protein encodes the protein MIIYSVTVKIDLDVHDDWLQWMKNEHIPEVLATGKFKNHRILRLLADDEQDGINYNIQYSAESMSDYFDYQHNFATELQEKHTKRYKDKFVAFRTLLKEVE